Below is a window of Pseudodesulfovibrio sp. 5S69 DNA.
TAGGCTCAAATTTATTAAGTGCTTGGCCTCCTAAGCAATTGGGATCAATTTTAGGCAGCAGTTTTCCCCCACGCCAAGTTATGCACACTGTACTCTTTGTACCCTTTTTCCTTAATAAAATAGCGGACCATTCTTTGGCCACGAACAAAATTTTCACCGTATGCTTCTAAATACCCAGAGGCACACGGATAATATCCAGAAATATCTGTAAAATCATCCCACCAAAAGCTATTATGTTTCATTGGAGAGAGATAAGTCTTAGGATAATGTTTCCCATTCAACAAATCCCAAAACAACTCCTCCTCAAAATCAAAGGAACAACAGCGAGCACCGCTCAATTTCAACTCACCAATTAACTGGTAAAGGCTGTAGACCTGATAGCTCCCTTCTCCAGATCGTGCTCCAAGAGCCCACCAGCTGTCGACAGTAATGTACCTATATTCATTCAATTTTATCACGATGCCGTATTCACCAAATGAGGACTTCGATCGAACAAAAAACACATACTCATAGGGATTCCTTTGCAACCAATCCATCAAATCAAATGGATCATGAATTCTCCTCAAAGGATTACTAAAGGGCTCTCCTTTTCCCTCAAGGAGCCAGTCGTAATTGACACCAAAAAAGCTTGAAAAACTTTTCAGCAAATCGATTGATGCCTCTTCTTTGCCCAGCAGGACATTTTCGAATTGGCTCACTCGAGGCAAGGACAACAGCTCGGCCACTTTGGGGATGGTGAGGAACTTATAGCCATTATTACTTTTGTTCATCAACTCCACAGCCCTTATCAGCCTGAGTGAAATCATCTGACTCTCAGTCTGAGACTCCTGTTTCTTTGGGGGCTGGACGCTATCAGCCACAACAGATTGTTTTTTTGAATTTTTATCCCGCTTTCCAAGAAACCGATTCCCTATCCCCGAAAAAAGCAACATAAGCAGCCACTTCAGATCTTCCATTCCGATAACCAACCTTCTTTTAATACGGCAGCTTAACAGCTCACAGACAAAAATGGGGGTGACCTTCAGCTACACGATTGCCTTACGGTGCCTAAGAGAAAATCCCCTTGGGCATACAAATGTACAAAGGAACATTGATACAATCATACTAAACAAAAGAGCTCTCGACAACTATCTGAAAAACTGGCGGTCCCCCCATCATCGCTTAGACTAATACCCCTTGTTCTCAAGGTATTCGTCTAAAGCCTCTCGTATCAAGTGGACCTCTTTTCGGTCCATTTCAAAAGCAGCTCTCCGAAGCCTTTGGTATAGCGCCATATCGAATTCAACATTCTTAGACTTTTTCATTGGCACCCCACCAGATTTCCCAATTATTGTCTCGATCGCTTTAACCTGCCGAACACTAGAGCGCTGTCCTAACCCCTTGGGCTTAGCCATTTGTATAAAACTCCATTTATACCTTGATACAAATGTACATTGGTACATTAAAATTACCGCAAAAACTCGCGCGCTAACTGAGCATAATCAAGTGCACCATTAGCTTTTGGATCATATTCAAAAATCGACATGCCATGACTTGGAGCACTGGCCAAATCAACGTTGCAACGAATCTTAGTCTCGAAAACCTTATTTACAAATTGTCCTTGCTCTCCGATGGATCGGACAACGTCTCGATGAAGCACTTTTCGCTTGTCGTATTGCGTGACGATCACGCCAGCCAATTCGACTGTGGCGTTAAGCTCTTTGCATGCTTCAAAGGTTGTCCAAATCAACCCCAATCCACTTAATGCATAGTATTCCGCCTCAGACACGAAGTAGACATGCGTAGCTGCGACAAACGCATTTACCGTCAGAAGTCCAAGATTTGGTGGACAATCCAGCATGATATAATCATAGGAACTCAAAACAGACCTAAGCCCCTTCCGCAAAAGCTGCTCTCTAGCGATTCGACCTGAGAATTCGAGATCTGCGGTGGCCAAAAGCTGTGACGCCGGAAGCAGATGAACATCGCCAACATCAAGGATCATTCGCTCAACAGGTTGCCCTTTGAGCAAATCAAACACACTCTGCCCGACACCATAGGGATCCACACCAAGGCCATCCGTGAGGTTCGCCTGCGCATCGAGATCGACACACAGGACCTTGTAGCCAGCCTTGGCAATGGCAACACCAAGGTTGTTCACGGTGGTTGTCTTTCCAACGCCCCCCTTTTGATTCGCAAAGGCACAAACTTTCGCTTTCACTCGTCCTCCTACTTAAAACATCAAACTTGACATTCCATTAGCACAATGCAACCATTAATTTATATATTTTGATAAATCAAGAGGCAACAATGAACAAAATCTCGGAAGCTCAAGTTAAGCACATGATTTCAAATGGAGTAATGGTTGACGTGATATTTACTCCTGCTGACAACAGAAAAGACAAATATATCAGTGTAATTCGTGTCAACGACAGAGATAACATACTTCACACTCAAAAAGATCACATACGCAGGTTCACAGCAAAAGCTGCTATCAACTGGTCCCTCGAAATGAAGACAGGAACTCAGATTATATTTGACGTAGGCCACAACGCAGTTTAACTGATCAATTTAGTAGGATTGACATATTATAAAATACATCCTGACAAATTGAGAGGCAAAAATGCTTGTAACTGCAAACCAAGATGAAATCCAAATGATGTCAGGGAAATGGGAGCCAATTTACGAACCCGCACTTAAGAACTCCATCAAAATGGGAACACCGTTCGAAATTGAATTCCGCGAGATTGCTGGGACTAGAGATTTTAAGTACAAAGATAGAGAACCCCCAAGATTCTTTTTCGCTGTAATTACGACCCGGCAGCAGCACTCATTTTTCCTTCTTACCCAAAAAAATAAAATCAGATATTTCTCTGAAAAAGCTGCCTATAAGTGGCTAAAAGACATTAATTATTTTGGCCCTTGCATTTTACGTTCAGACATAGAACCACGATCTCCCAAAGACCACGTTGGCGAGCCAACGTTAGCTCAACTCCACGGCAATCAACTTGATGTCGAAAAGAAGAAACTTGATGACGTGAAGATGGACAGCACAGTTCAAAAGACTAATTCAAAAGGCAATTAAACTTTCGACAAGAAAGGGCCGTGTGACATACATGATCTATCGGTGTTTTAAGAGGAGTCAAATATGACCAATAACACAGGCCTCTTCGGTTTTGGGAGTTGTCAGCCTGTAATCAAGAAAGGCTACAATAAAAAGGCAACTGACAAGATCCTCCAGAGGCATCGTCAAAATGCCGAGACTTACAGAGAGCGCATTCGTGAGTTGGATGAAGAGTTGGATCTGGTGACGAGACAGAGAGACGCCACGCGAAAAGCCTATCTCAATTATTTAGAAAATCATGGTATCAAACTGGATGAAGATGAGTTCGACCAATATTTTGAAGAGTGCATGAATGAGATGTAGAAAAAGAAGGGCGAATAGATCTCAAGGCGGTTTCCATAAATATTGATAAAATGGCCCCGATAAATTCGGGGCCATTTTATTGACAACTACACCAGCCAGATATCCAAGAAAGCTGCTCAGTGGTCCAACAGAGTGGGCCCACTTCTTAGCGCCCTTTATATTTTGAAGACGCCTCGTGGTTCTGTTCAGATTTCTTTTGCAAAGACGCATCTTCATCCTTCGCAGAACCTGCTCCAGAGTCAGAAGGCTTCCCCCCACCTCCAACGGCATGTGCGGTTGTAGTAAAGACACCAAACACCTGGTTTGTCCCTCCCTTCATATGATCTTCAGCGCCATTCATAAGCTGTGCACCAGCACCAGCTTGGCCGAGCCAACGCATAATGTTGTCAGGCAAGTGGTTGATGAGCTGATAGAGCTTGTTGCAGAGGAAAAGAATGAAAGCACAGAAAAAGAATATATAGAAGATCGTTCCGGCAAGCCCTATGTGTCTTTCTGTGCCTCCCGGCAACATCGGTGCGCTTGAGAGTATGATTTCAGCACTTTCCGAAATGATTGGTCCAATGACCGCGATTATGATGAGGGCAACCAGAAGGCCAAGCAGCATGAGCAAAGGACGCAACAAAATGCTCAAAAGGAGAATAAAGCCAGATCTTCCGTGCTGGCCTGCAAAGCCGTCTCCTTCGGGCATAGCAAGAGC
It encodes the following:
- a CDS encoding ParA family protein translates to MKAKVCAFANQKGGVGKTTTVNNLGVAIAKAGYKVLCVDLDAQANLTDGLGVDPYGVGQSVFDLLKGQPVERMILDVGDVHLLPASQLLATADLEFSGRIAREQLLRKGLRSVLSSYDYIMLDCPPNLGLLTVNAFVAATHVYFVSEAEYYALSGLGLIWTTFEACKELNATVELAGVIVTQYDKRKVLHRDVVRSIGEQGQFVNKVFETKIRCNVDLASAPSHGMSIFEYDPKANGALDYAQLAREFLR
- a CDS encoding helix-turn-helix domain-containing protein encodes the protein MEDLKWLLMLLFSGIGNRFLGKRDKNSKKQSVVADSVQPPKKQESQTESQMISLRLIRAVELMNKSNNGYKFLTIPKVAELLSLPRVSQFENVLLGKEEASIDLLKSFSSFFGVNYDWLLEGKGEPFSNPLRRIHDPFDLMDWLQRNPYEYVFFVRSKSSFGEYGIVIKLNEYRYITVDSWWALGARSGEGSYQVYSLYQLIGELKLSGARCCSFDFEEELFWDLLNGKHYPKTYLSPMKHNSFWWDDFTDISGYYPCASGYLEAYGENFVRGQRMVRYFIKEKGYKEYSVHNLAWGKTAA